The following are from one region of the Rhipicephalus microplus isolate Deutch F79 chromosome 1, USDA_Rmic, whole genome shotgun sequence genome:
- the LOC119159425 gene encoding serine hydrolase-like protein: MALRLASPALVLAKALLREASRNYLEPSLVAGSRREASSASLKERLTRDLVLPVPNGQLAGKQWGPDDGQPVLALHGWLDNAAVFEPLVPFLKAEFKLVALDLPGHGLSSHLPARGHYTLDSYVDGVLSAVDHLKWDTFSVLGLGMGAGIGYYLAALQPDRVPRLASVEGSFPATSPSFERHEGEDDRDSYTRQEVMDVLASRGHVPASAQLLMARGCRRVSGDRYVFTTDRRVRCARPQGLYPGVFDRTLPRYRNNLMVLQRDCRLRERPHLDALEAIVRCLGAEECARFSYVVLESEKNAHAISNRDTVASRVNEFMCT; the protein is encoded by the exons ATGGCTCTGAG ACTGGCCAGCCCTGCACTGGTTTTGGCGAAAGCCTTGTTGCGGGAGGCGTCACGCAACTATCTAGAGCCGTCTCTGGTTGCTGGCTCGCGCCGCGAGGCATCTTCAGCCTCGCTCAAGGAGCGCCTCACCCGCGACCTCGTGCTTCCGGTACCGAATGGCCAGTTGGCTGGCAAGCAGTGGGGGCCCGACGACGGACAGCCGGTCCTGGCGCTGCATGGCTGGCTGGACAACGCGGCTGTCTTCGAACCCCTGGTGCCGTTCCTCAAGGCCGAGTTCAAGCTGGTGGCTCTCGACCTACCAGGCCACGGCCTGTCGTCGCACCTTCCGGCCCGCGGACACTACACCCTAGACAGCTACGTAGACGGCGTACTgtcagccgtcgaccacctcaagTGGGACACCTTCTCCGTGCTCGGTCTCGGAATGGGCGCGGGCATCGGGTACTACCTGGCCGCGCTACAACCGGACAGGGTTCCGCGACTCGCGTCTGTCGAGGGATCCTTCCCGGCAACGAGCCCCAGCTTCGAGCGGCACGAGGGCGAAGACGATCGCGACTCGTACACGAGGCAAGAGGTCATGGACGTTCTGGCGTCGAGGGGACACGTCCCCGCATCGGCGCAATTGCTCATGGCCAGAGGTTGCAGGCGCGTGTCCGGAGACCGATACGTGTTCACAACCGATCGCAGAGTGAGGTGCGCGCGACCGCAGGGTCTCTACCCGGGCGTGTTCGACAGGACGCTTCCGCGCTACAGGAACAATCTAATGGTGCTGCAGCGGGACTGCAGGCTCAGGGAGAGGCCGCACCTGGACGCCCTGGAGGCCATCGTGCGCTGCCTGGGCGCCGAAGAGTGTGCGCGCTTCAGCTATGTCGTGCTGGAGAGCGAGAAAAACGCTCATGCCATTTCTAATCGGGACACGGTGGCGAGCAGGGTGAACGAATTCATGTGCACATGA